One Ahaetulla prasina isolate Xishuangbanna chromosome 1, ASM2864084v1, whole genome shotgun sequence DNA window includes the following coding sequences:
- the SLC13A2 gene encoding solute carrier family 13 member 2: MWQALLAYKNYLIGVLTPLVFLPLPLALPYKEAQCGYTIIVMAVFWCTEALPLAVTALFPVLFFPLMGIMDSTTVCMEYLKDTNMLFIGGLLVAIAVEHWNLHRRIALQVLLIVGVRPALLLMGFMGVTAFLSMWISNTATTAMMVPIAQAVLQQLQKSELEQSAAEQGVTQNGTINRAFEMQEAPPQQANGHLQVVVKEKVPEEAKQELEENLRQLQQKHQTFCKGMSLAVCYSASIGGIATLTGTTPNLVLKGQMDELFCRNDNVVNFATWFTFAFPAMLVLLILSWLWLLLMFLGLDFKKNFGCGISEAEKQKSRQAYSIIKSEYRALGRMKFSEVAVLILFIALVVLWFTREPGFMPGWANTLFSQRGKSHITDATVVIFISLLMFLIPSELPRCSSGAQQEGSPGQIRAPPALLDWTTVNRHMPWNIVILLGGGFALAKGSEVSGLSSWLGNKLTPLQNIPHPAITFLLCLLVAVFTECTSNVATTTLFLPILASMAQAIELNPLYVMLPCTLAASLAFMLPVATPPNAIVFSYGNLRVIDMVKAGFMLNILGVLTIMLAINTWGFPMFNLHQFPAWAHVNATHC, translated from the exons ATGTGGCAGGCGCTTCTGGCATACAAGAACTATCTCATTGGCGTACTGACGCCCCTGGTCTTCCTCCCTCTGCCTCTGGCCCTCCCTTACAAG GAAGCCCAATGTGGCTACACCATCATCGTGATGGCCGTCTTCTGGTGCACGGAAGCCCTGCCCCTGGCGGTGACTGCTCTCTTCCCCGTCCTCTTCTTCCCCCTCATGGGCATCATGGACTCCACCACG GTGTGCATGGAGTACCTGAAAGACACCAACATGCTCTTCATTGGGGGTCTCCTGGTGGCCATCGCTGTTGAGCACTGGAACCTCCACAGGCGCATCGCCCTGCAGGTCCTTCTCATTGTCGGAGTCCGGCCTGCCTT gctcCTGATGGGCTTCATGGGCGTGACAGCCTTCCTCTCCATGTGGATCAGCAACACGGCCACCACGGCCATGATGGTGCCCATCGCCCAGGCCGTCCTGCAGCAGCTGCAGAAGTCGGAGCTGGAGCAGAGCGCTGCGGAGCAGGGGGTCACCCAGAACGGGACCATCAACCGGGCCTTCGAGATGCAGGAGGCCCCCCCACAGCAAG CCAACGGCCACCTGCAGGTGGTGGTGAAGGAGAAGGTCCCCGAGGAGGCTAAGCAGGAGCTGGAAGAAAACCTGCGGCAGCTGCAGCAGAAGCACCAGACCTTCTGCAAAGGGATGAGTCTGGCCGTCTGCTACTCTGCCAGCATCGGTGGCATCGCCACCCTGACGGGCACCACCCCCAACCTGGTGCTGAAGGGGCAGATGGACGA GCTCTTCTGCCGCAACGACAACGTGGTGAATTTTGCCACCTGGTTCACCTTTGCGTTCCCCGCCATGCTGGTGTTATTGATCCTCTCCTGGCTGTGGCTCCTCCTGATGTTCCTGGGCTTGGA CTTCAAGAAGAATTTCGGCTGCGGCATAAGTGAGGCAGAGAAGCAGAAGTCCAGGCAGGCCTACAGCATCATCAAGAGCGAGTACCGGGCATTGGGCCGGATGAAGTTCTCTGAGGTGGCCGTCCTCATCCTCTTCATCGCCTTGGTGGTCCTTTGGTTCACCCGGGAGCCCGGCTTCATGCCCGGCTGGGCCAACACCCTCTTCAGCCAGAGGGGCAAGAG CCACATCACGGACGCCACTGTGGTCATTTTCATCTCATTGCTGATGTTCCTGATCCCCTCCGAACTGCCCAGATGTTCTTCCGGGGCCCAGCAGGAAG GCAGCCCGGGACAGATCCGCGCGCCCCCCGCCCTTCTGGACTGGACCACCGTCAACCGGCACATGCCCTGGAACATCGTCATCCTCCTGGGAGGGGGCTTCGCCTTGGCCAAAGGCAGCGAG GTCTCCGGCCtgtccagctggctggggaacaaGCTGACCCCTCTGCAAAACATCCCCCACCCGGCCATCACCTTCCTGCTCTGCCTGCTGGTGGCCGTCTTCACCGAGTGCACCAGCAATGTGGCCACCACCACCCTCTTCCTGCCCATCCTGGCATCCATG GCCCAGGCCATTGAGCTGAATCCCCTCTACGTGATGCTGCCCTGCACCCTCGCAGCCTCGCTCGCCTTCATGCTGCCCGTGGCCACTCCGCCCAACGCCATCGTCTTCTCCTACGGCAACCTCCGCGTCATCGACATG gtcAAAGCCGGGTTTATGCTGAACATCCTGGGCGTCCTGACTATCATGCTGGCCATCAACACCTGGGGCTTCCCCATGTTCAACTTGCACCAGTTTCCAGCCTGGGCACACGTCAATGCCACCCACTGCTGA